CAGGGCTGTGTATAGTGCTTCATAATAAACCCTCCATCGGGCATTTTACGGGCAAACATATCAATCATTCTTTCAGTTTCGGCAGCGATGTCATCAATTGTCACTTCCGGACGCGCAGTCCACTGGTTATCCACACAGTTAAAGAAACAGAGCTCACCTTTTGATGCTTCTATCAGGTTCTCATACCCCATCAGCAGGGGCTGATCCATCTGGACCACATCGACACCCAGGTCGACCATTTCCGGAATCAGGGTGATAATATCGCCGCAGCTGTGCCAGATGAAATGAATACCCCGGTCATGGCAGTGATCAATGATCCTCTTATAAACAGGTTTATAAAACTCTCGAAACTGCTCCAGGCTCATCTGCAGGCCCGACTGCAGCCCCCAGTCCTCATATGTAATAAATCCGTCGATACCTCCGGCCGCACAGAAACTGTCAATCAAGCGGCAGGTCATGTCAGCCAGTCTATTCAGCAGGTCTATCAATAAATCAGGAGAGAGATAAGGAGCCATCATGGCGCCCTCAAATCCCATAAGAGACCGCAGCAATTCATACATGTTAATGGAATTGACACCCAATATGTACTTCTTCATACGTCGTCCCATTTGAATCATCAGTTTTGTCAGAGGATCGGATTTGTCATATCCCATATCAGGAAAAGTATAAGAGGACAGTTTTTCAGATAAATCATCAAGAGGATATCCCGTGGCATGGTCCCATCCCCGGCCGGTGACCTCCCAGGTAACGCCCCATCCATCTGTATAAGTTGCACCGATCCTTCCCGGTTTCTTAGCAGCATTGGGACCGGACATCTTCGCTGCCAGAAAAACATCTCCCCCATGTGTATTAAACATGTAGGGGATACGGGGCGGATTGTTGAATTCAATTGCCTTCTTCACAATTTCCCGGCTGTTACTGCCATGCAGGTATTTGCCCTTTTTTAAAGTTCTGACAAATATTTTCAGCTCTTCATTCATTTCAGAAGCTCCATATTAATAATTCACATTGACATTTACAACACCAAATACTACAGTGTGTTGTAAATAGACACTATTACTGAAAGATAAATATGTCAAGAAAGAATCTGACACCAGTCGGTATATGGAGATCTGTAAAATGACAAGAAGAGAAAATCTGCTCAGAACTCTCAGAAGAGAGGGGTATGAGAAAATCCCCTGTGATATGCCTTTAACCTCTACGAAAAGAAAGGAATTCAGAAAGAAGTTCCCCTTGCGGACAATTTCGTCCTACTACGATTTTTCTCACAGAATCAGTGCCTGTCTCTATCGTGCCGGTTACAAAGGAAACGGCCGGCAGCTCTTTGCCCATCTGGATCTGCCTGACCGTTTTGATGTAGATCCATTCGGTGTCGGTATGTCCTACGGATCCAAAGAAGCCTATCATATGTGTCATTTCCACAGCCCTCTGGAGGGAGAGCACACAACTCTGGAACAGATTCAGGATTACAAGCTTCCCACCCCGATACCGGGAATGGAGAAGATGCTGAAACTCTTTGTAAAATACTGTCACTCAAAGGGTCTGGCCGCCATGGGATATCTGGATCAGACCATCTGGGAAAGATCCTGGCTGATTAGAGGCATGAATGACCTGATGATGGATATGATGATGGACGATGACAGAGCAACCTGTATTCTAGACAGAATAACAAACCACTCCTGCGAATCGGGAGCCATCCTGGCCAGGACCGGTCATGATATCATTGCTCTGGGTGATGATGTAGGTAT
This genomic stretch from Oceanispirochaeta sp. M1 harbors:
- a CDS encoding uroporphyrinogen decarboxylase family protein; protein product: MNEELKIFVRTLKKGKYLHGSNSREIVKKAIEFNNPPRIPYMFNTHGGDVFLAAKMSGPNAAKKPGRIGATYTDGWGVTWEVTGRGWDHATGYPLDDLSEKLSSYTFPDMGYDKSDPLTKLMIQMGRRMKKYILGVNSINMYELLRSLMGFEGAMMAPYLSPDLLIDLLNRLADMTCRLIDSFCAAGGIDGFITYEDWGLQSGLQMSLEQFREFYKPVYKRIIDHCHDRGIHFIWHSCGDIITLIPEMVDLGVDVVQMDQPLLMGYENLIEASKGELCFFNCVDNQWTARPEVTIDDIAAETERMIDMFARKMPDGGFIMKHYTQPWDIGLSKKKETAIADTFFNRTCRESR
- a CDS encoding uroporphyrinogen decarboxylase family protein; amino-acid sequence: MTRRENLLRTLRREGYEKIPCDMPLTSTKRKEFRKKFPLRTISSYYDFSHRISACLYRAGYKGNGRQLFAHLDLPDRFDVDPFGVGMSYGSKEAYHMCHFHSPLEGEHTTLEQIQDYKLPTPIPGMEKMLKLFVKYCHSKGLAAMGYLDQTIWERSWLIRGMNDLMMDMMMDDDRATCILDRITNHSCESGAILARTGHDIIALGDDVGMQSTVMMNPELWRKWLKPRLTKVIRTIREENEEALVFYHSCGFIEPFIPDLIEIGVDILNPVQPECMDFREIHRQYGDKISFWGGIGAQTTFPFGSTDDVRARVRELIEICGEKGGIVISPAHELSPEVPWENQEAMLDEIRILNKTQH